In the genome of Acidiferrobacterales bacterium, the window ACCACCCTTGACCACTTTGGCCACACGACGCACATTGATCAACTGCTCCTTGATCTCGTCGCGGTTCTTGCTGTCTTGCTCAGAAATAGCCATCAAAATTTCCTCTACCTAAATTGTCAACCCTGCCTCACGGGCAGCGTCAGCAAGCGCCTTCACTCTTCCATGGTAACGGTGACCGGAGCGATCAAAACCGATCTCATCGATTTTGGCTTCCTTTGCCCGTTCGGCGATCTTCGCACCAACAAGTTTCGCGGCTTCGATGTTGCCACCGAACTTCAACCCGCTGCGCAATTCCGCCTCATTGGTCGAAGCACTGACCAATGTCGTCTCGCCATCAGGCGATATGATCTGTGCGTAGATGTGCTTCGACGAGCGCGTCACACACAGTCTGTTCTTACGGTGCAGCCTCAGTCTGGCCCGCGCCTTGCGCGCCCGGCGCAACCTCTTTGTTTTCTTCTCACTCATAGCCCTAGCTGCTTATGCTCTTGGCCTGCTTTCGACGAATTCTCTCGTCGGAATACCGTACACCCTTGCCCTTGTAAGGTTCAGGCGGACGCATCCTGCGAATGTCAGCTGCAACCTGACCGACGACTTGCTTGTCAATACCCCTGATCACCA includes:
- the rplR gene encoding 50S ribosomal protein L18 — its product is MSEKKTKRLRRARKARARLRLHRKNRLCVTRSSKHIYAQIISPDGETTLVSASTNEAELRSGLKFGGNIEAAKLVGAKIAERAKEAKIDEIGFDRSGHRYHGRVKALADAAREAGLTI